One window from the genome of Salvia miltiorrhiza cultivar Shanhuang (shh) chromosome 7, IMPLAD_Smil_shh, whole genome shotgun sequence encodes:
- the LOC130994761 gene encoding uncharacterized protein LOC130994761, which produces MALPLGKLSLIVGAGLVGSVLAKEGRISNVSDFFSGAFKIIFKQLKQDGPATSQPKPRNDSLMQQVNSLREELQLLASNRSVTIVTGERSASGKYGIVIITIVVGYGYIWWKGWKISDMMFATRRGLNDACSSVAKQLDTVYSSVSVTKRDLSSRINRVGCKIDEAADDTTATKETMSVVRGEVKSLDSKLKNVTHVVQSLKTRVNMMVVRQNGLNSGVENLVGFGYAWNLENSKSMEQIGGAASSFPKLALEDSKASPSRTVSLPIEALGKTLSPSTANGSLEKRVPSVPPASGLKELYGMSDVGVLEPSCPLGSNGIHASEETNIDNSSGRLVGRFSGLFARSRSTVPSAK; this is translated from the exons ATGGCGCTTCCTCTCGGCAAGCTCTCGCTCATCGTTGGTGCAG GCCTTGTGGGATCGGTTCTTGCTAAGGAGGGCCGGATATCTAATGTTTCGGACTTTTTCTCTGGTGCATTTAAG ATTATTTTCAAGCAACTTAAACAAGATGGTCCAGCTACTTCCCAACCCAAACCGCGAAATGATTCTTTGATGCAACAG GTTAACAGCCTGCGAGAAGAGCTGCAACTATTGGCATCAAATAGATCTGTTACGATTGTTACTGGAGAACGATCAG CATCTGGAAAATATGGAATAGTAATTATTACCATAGTTGTTGGATATGGCTACATCTGGTGGAAG GGCTGGAAGATTTCTGATATGATGTTTGCAACAAGGCGTGGCTTAAATGATGCATGTTCTTCTGTAGCTAAACAGCTTGATACCGTTTACTCCTCCGTTTCG GTTACTAAGAGAGATCTGTCCTCAAGAATTAACCGAGTAGGTTGTAAAATTGATGAGGCTGCTGATGATACAACAGCAACAAAAGAGACG ATGTCTGTAGTGCGAGGTGAAGTGAAATCGCTTGATTCAAAATTGAAGAATGTTACTCATGTAGTGCAGTCACTG AAAACTAGGGTTAACATGATGGTAGTGAGACAG AACGGACTGAACTCTGGAGTGGAGAACTTGGTAGGCTTCGGCTATGCATGGAATCTTGAAAACAGTAAAAGCATGGAGCAAATCGGG GGAGCTGCATCTAGTTTCCCCAAGCTTGCTCTTGAAGATTCAAAAGCATCTCCATCAAGG ACTGTCTCTTTGCCCATCGAGGCTTTAGGTAAGACACTGTCACCATCTACTGCTAACGGATCCCTTGAGAAACGGGTTCCATCTGTGCCTCCTGCTTCAGGCCTTAAG GAGCTCTACGGAATGTCAGATGTTGGAGTGTTGGAACCAAGCTGTCCTCTGGGTTCAAATGGGATTCATGCTTCTGAAGAGACAAATATAGACAACTCGAGTGGTCGTTTGGTTGGAAGATTTTCAGGATTGTTTGCAAGAAGCCGCAGTACGGTGCCGTCTGCCAAGTAG
- the LOC130994378 gene encoding putative late blight resistance protein homolog R1B-17 → MKAFENEDCPSEVEEVGREIVKLCKGLALSIVVIGGSLLNSPRNVGYWKSVAKDIESSPNSKEKEESLDVLFSSYNHLPPHLKPCFLHIGVLKHINYANLNILSIIQLWVAEGFLKSNGGRVLEEIAEDYLKELVDRNLILVVRRSKNGKMKRCDIHDLMRDLCLNVGEQQGFFHVTQGPVLGTERRLLYNKATWRRETSRPVLARSIMKCKFQKEFSYKHRLLRIWHLHRHMPVEESLNGCVNLRHLALWDSVYKGVLKLPSSLSFIWNLHTLIFHGHSLKVIAPMEIWKMRQLRHIQCYRICVPQPDGQDDLLVLENLQTFRDAVNLRLSEDVCKIIPNIKILHLQYNDWVRGYDDSLIECLCNLDRLHKLESLKLDGCWLQNYKLNEVLTFPSSLNKLTLSSFQFEWDDLTMIGSLPLLEVLEVRLNYVKEENSMWSPVNEQFQRLKFLKLYGCELTCWNADSCHFPILEKLLICYLHKLEEIPWGIGEIPTLKLIQVDRCSNSLAISAIKIKDEQLECQGNDDLEIQIRVDEDKLESFMAMVETEGLTLNNVQFNTI, encoded by the coding sequence ATGAAGGCATTCGAAAATGAAGATTGCCCTAGTGAAGTAGAGGAAGTTGGAAGGGAGATTGTTAAATTATGCAAAGGACTAGCATTGTCCATTGTTGTGATTGGTGGGAGTCTTCTAAACTCTCCCAGGAATGTAGGATATTGGAAGAGTGTTGCCAAAGATATAGAATCAAGTCCCAATtcaaaagagaaagaagaaagcTTAGATGTATTGTTTTCGAGTTATAACCACTTGCCTCCTCATCTAAAGCCTTGCTTTCTTCATATTGGAGTTCTTAAGCATATAAATTATGCGAACCTCAATATCTTGAGTATCATCCAACTTTGGGTTGCTGAGGGATTTTTGAAATCAAATGGAGGCCGAGTATTGGAAGAAATTGCAGAGGATTACTTGAAGGAACTTGTCGATAGAAATCTGATATTGGTCGTCAGACGAAGTAAAAATGGGAAGATGAAACGTTGTGATATTCATGATCTTATGAGAGACCTATGCTTAAATGTAGGCGAGCAACAAGGATTTTTTCATGTGACTCAAGGCCCTGTACTAGGCACAGAACGACGCCTCTTATATAACAAAGCTACCTGGCGGAGAGAAACTTCCAGACCCGTACTTGCACGCTCTATCATGAAATGTAAATTTCAGAAAGAGTTTTCTTATAAACATAGATTGCTGAGAATTTGGCATCTACACCGTCACATGCCAGTTGAAGAATCATTAAATGGGTGTGTTAACTTGCGCCACCTTGCTTTGTGGGATTCTGTTTACAAAGGTGTGTTGAAGCTTCCTAGTTCACTATCCTTCATATGGAATCTACATACTTTAATCTTTCATGGTCATTCATTGAAAGTTATTGCACCAATGGAAATATGGAAGATGCGACAACTCAGGCATATCCAGTGTTATCGAATTTGTGTTCCTCAACCCGATGGACAAGATGACTTGTTAGTCTTGGAAAATCTTCAGACATTTCGGGATGCAGTGAATTTGAGGTTGAGTGAGGATGTGTGCAAGATCATTCCCAACATCAAGATTTTGCATCTACAATATAATGATTGGGTGCGAGGTTACGATGATAGTTTGATTGAGTGTTTGTGTAATCTTGATCGCTTGCATAAACTTGAATCACTCAAACTGGATGGGTGCTGGCTCCAGAATTATAAGTTGAATGAGGTACTCACATTTCCCAGTTCGCTAAATAAGTTGACCTTGAGTAGTTTCCAATTTGAATGGGATGATCTGACAATGATTGGTTCGTTGCCCTTGCTGGAAGTTCTCGAGGTACGTTTAAACTATGTCAAGGAGGAAAATAGCATGTGGAGTCCTGTTAATGAGCAATTTCAACGCCTCAAGTTCTTGAAATTGTATGGCTGTGAGCTGACATGTTGGAATGCAGATAGTTGTCATTTCCCAATTCTGGAGAAGCTTCTTATTTGTTATCTACATAAGCTGGAAGAGATCCCATGGGGTATAGGTGAGATACCAACACTCAAACTTATTCAGGTGGATCGTTGTAGTAACTCTCTCGCGATTTCAGCAATCAAAATAAAAGACGAGCAGCTCGAGTGTCAGGGCAATGATGACCTTGAAATCCAAATTCGTGTCGACGAAGATAAATTGGAGAGCTTCATGGCAATGGTGGAAACCGAGGGCCTCACACTTAATAATGTTCAATTTAATACAATCTAG